One segment of Streptomyces sp. YIM 121038 DNA contains the following:
- a CDS encoding GrpB family protein gives MTDEIVVSACGPRWSERLEDLRQRPAPHVAGLALSIEHVGGTGVPGCAAKPVVDLGIVLSGEASVPELVSGLAGQGCQHEGGLGIQGREAFPTPPGAFGHHLYGGGAGTKPRLGHVLLRDCLRLRPAEVRRCSAWKMALAQRFTAGSEGGAACSASKSALVEELMARSCAV, from the coding sequence ATGACGGACGAGATCGTGGTGAGCGCCTGCGGCCCCCGATGGTCCGAGCGGTTGGAGGATCTGCGGCAGCGGCCGGCTCCTCACGTCGCGGGTCTGGCGTTGTCCATCGAGCACGTCGGCGGTACGGGCGTGCCCGGATGTGCCGCCAAGCCGGTCGTCGACCTCGGTATCGTGCTGTCCGGGGAGGCGTCCGTGCCCGAGTTGGTCTCTGGGCTCGCAGGGCAGGGCTGCCAGCACGAAGGCGGCCTCGGGATTCAGGGGCGGGAGGCATTCCCCACCCCGCCTGGAGCTTTCGGGCACCATCTGTACGGCGGGGGCGCGGGCACAAAGCCCCGCCTTGGTCACGTGCTGCTCCGTGACTGCCTGCGGCTGCGGCCCGCGGAAGTCCGGCGCTGCAGCGCGTGGAAGATGGCTTTGGCTCAGCGGTTTACGGCCGGCAGCGAGGGCGGGGCGGCCTGCTCTGCGTCCAAGAGCGCTCTGGTGGAGGAGCTCATGGCAAGGTCCTGCGCGGTGTGA
- a CDS encoding NUDIX hydrolase gives MTAEEAKDAIPRVQLVIGIIRRGDEILLVRESLGADGALLWSLPGGGVEDGELLHEALRRELEEETGLLIGDPARTAFLVHVDSERHPSALAAAFEVEQWSGDLTPQDGDIEQVAFFSMPDALELLGELDSAAQREPIVGYLTGAAAPGATWLYRNRGKKETLVARW, from the coding sequence ATGACAGCTGAAGAGGCGAAGGACGCTATACCCCGCGTGCAGTTGGTCATCGGCATCATCCGCCGGGGCGACGAGATTCTGCTGGTGCGAGAGAGTCTCGGTGCCGACGGCGCGCTGCTGTGGTCGCTGCCCGGTGGCGGAGTCGAGGACGGGGAGCTTCTGCATGAAGCTCTTCGGCGCGAGCTTGAGGAGGAGACCGGGCTGCTGATCGGTGATCCGGCGCGGACTGCTTTCCTCGTGCACGTCGACTCCGAGCGGCACCCCTCGGCGTTGGCCGCGGCCTTCGAGGTCGAGCAGTGGTCGGGGGACCTGACGCCGCAGGACGGCGACATCGAACAAGTGGCTTTCTTCTCCATGCCCGATGCCCTGGAACTGCTTGGCGAACTGGACAGCGCAGCCCAGCGGGAGCCCATCGTCGGTTACCTGACCGGGGCTGCTGCTCCGGGCGCCACATGGCTTTACCGGAACCGGGGTAAGAAGGAGACTCTTGTCGCCCGCTGGTGA
- a CDS encoding aldo/keto reductase, protein MGITSLLPGRLGFGTAPLGNMFRAIPGDEARATVEAAWDQGIRFYDTAPFYGAGLAETRLGEVLSARPRDSYVLSSKVGRVILDEHESAAPDFGEKGGLFAHGNPNKIVHEWTADATERSIEDSLKRLGTDRLDIVWVHDIAQDFHGDRWLSTFEQARTGAFRVLSRLREEGVIKAWGLGVNKTEPIELTLALDEPRPDGFLLAGRYTLLDHTHALQRLLPMAQEQGVDMVVGGPYSSGILAGGTHFEYQQAPPEIIERVGKLKTLAQRHGISIKAAALQFSLAHPATAAVIPGATRPSRITEDTAALNENIPTAFWTDLRTSGLISPTAPLPDNA, encoded by the coding sequence ATGGGCATCACGTCCCTTCTGCCCGGGCGGCTCGGCTTCGGTACCGCCCCGCTCGGCAACATGTTCCGCGCGATTCCGGGCGATGAGGCCCGCGCCACGGTCGAAGCGGCCTGGGACCAGGGCATCCGCTTCTACGACACCGCCCCCTTCTACGGCGCCGGGCTGGCCGAGACACGGCTGGGCGAGGTCCTCTCCGCCCGCCCCCGCGACTCCTACGTCCTGTCCAGCAAGGTCGGCCGGGTCATCCTCGACGAGCACGAGAGCGCCGCTCCCGACTTCGGCGAGAAGGGCGGACTGTTCGCGCACGGCAACCCCAACAAGATCGTCCACGAATGGACCGCCGACGCCACCGAGCGCTCCATCGAGGACAGCCTCAAGCGCCTGGGCACCGACCGCCTGGACATCGTCTGGGTCCACGACATCGCCCAGGACTTCCACGGCGACCGGTGGCTGAGCACGTTCGAACAAGCCCGCACCGGCGCCTTCCGCGTCCTGTCCCGCCTGCGCGAGGAAGGCGTCATCAAGGCCTGGGGCCTGGGCGTCAACAAGACCGAGCCCATCGAGCTGACCCTCGCCCTGGACGAGCCCCGCCCCGACGGCTTCCTCCTGGCCGGCCGCTACACCCTCCTGGACCACACCCACGCCCTCCAGCGCCTGCTGCCCATGGCCCAGGAACAGGGCGTCGACATGGTTGTCGGCGGCCCCTACAGCTCCGGCATCCTCGCCGGGGGCACCCACTTCGAATACCAGCAGGCCCCGCCGGAGATCATCGAGCGCGTCGGCAAGCTCAAGACCCTCGCCCAGCGCCACGGGATCAGCATCAAGGCCGCCGCCCTGCAGTTCTCCCTGGCCCACCCCGCCACCGCCGCCGTCATCCCCGGCGCCACCCGCCCCAGCCGCATCACCGAAGACACCGCCGCCCTGAACGAGAACATCCCCACCGCGTTCTGGACCGACCTGCGCACCAGCGGCCTGATCAGCCCCACCGCCCCACTCCCCGACAACGCCTGA
- a CDS encoding SRPBCC family protein codes for MASTSVSRVLPASPQKVWDLIGGFGALPDWLPYIPESTALEGGRVRKLANPDGDVIIERLVGFNEAERHYTYAILQAPFPVTGYLSTLRVHPVEDRDDLAEVQWSGRFTPDGVSDTEAEELFAGIYADGLDALHQALAA; via the coding sequence ATGGCTTCCACGTCCGTCAGCCGCGTCCTGCCCGCCTCCCCGCAGAAGGTGTGGGACCTCATCGGCGGCTTCGGCGCCCTGCCCGACTGGCTCCCCTACATCCCCGAGAGCACCGCGCTCGAAGGCGGCCGCGTCCGCAAGCTGGCCAACCCCGACGGCGACGTCATCATCGAGCGGCTGGTCGGCTTCAACGAGGCCGAGCGCCACTACACCTACGCCATCCTTCAAGCCCCCTTCCCCGTCACCGGCTACCTCTCCACCCTGCGCGTCCACCCGGTCGAGGACCGGGACGACCTCGCCGAGGTCCAGTGGTCCGGACGCTTCACCCCTGACGGTGTCAGCGACACCGAGGCCGAGGAGCTGTTCGCCGGGATATACGCGGACGGCCTCGACGCCCTGCACCAGGCCCTGGCCGCCTGA
- a CDS encoding LysR substrate-binding domain-containing protein, with amino-acid sequence MLDLRQLRYFVTVAEEEHVGRAAERLHISQSPLSRQIAQLEKNLGLTLFERSQQRIRLTSDGRVFLAEATALLRHADRLENLGRRLGRGDEGGLCIGYVGDAMHTGLLPRALRTLNQERPGIHVALYDLTAAQQFEGLRQRSLDIALVPQAPPEPDPDLCSTLLLQDPLLLTMPSGHPLAGAAEISPADLDGQPWIAVQDSQDHIGRDDFVAACAAAGFTPDIRFEAPEPLTALGLVASGLGSAFVQKSMLHEGLSGVRVRELPWFQRSVPLWAVWHRTDLRPVVASFRTTVLAAGAEDATTHH; translated from the coding sequence ATGCTTGACCTGCGACAACTCCGCTATTTCGTGACCGTGGCCGAAGAGGAACACGTCGGGCGGGCCGCCGAGCGCCTGCACATCTCGCAGTCCCCGCTCAGCCGGCAGATCGCCCAGCTGGAGAAGAACCTGGGCCTGACGCTCTTCGAGCGCAGCCAGCAGCGCATCCGGCTCACCTCCGACGGCCGCGTCTTCCTCGCCGAGGCCACGGCCCTGCTACGGCACGCGGACCGCCTGGAAAACCTGGGCCGGCGCCTGGGCCGCGGCGACGAGGGCGGCCTGTGCATCGGATACGTGGGCGACGCCATGCACACCGGCCTGCTGCCGCGGGCCCTGCGCACCCTGAACCAGGAGCGCCCCGGCATCCACGTCGCCCTCTACGACCTCACCGCCGCCCAGCAGTTCGAGGGCCTGCGCCAGCGCAGCCTGGACATCGCCCTGGTCCCCCAGGCCCCGCCCGAGCCGGATCCCGACCTGTGCAGCACACTGCTGCTGCAGGACCCCCTGCTGCTGACCATGCCCAGCGGCCACCCGCTCGCCGGCGCGGCCGAGATCTCGCCCGCCGACCTCGACGGCCAGCCGTGGATCGCCGTCCAGGACAGCCAGGACCACATCGGGCGGGACGACTTCGTCGCGGCGTGCGCCGCCGCCGGATTCACCCCCGACATCCGCTTCGAGGCGCCCGAACCCCTCACCGCGCTGGGCCTGGTGGCGTCCGGGCTCGGCAGCGCCTTCGTGCAGAAGAGCATGCTGCACGAAGGCCTCTCGGGCGTGAGGGTCCGCGAACTGCCCTGGTTCCAGAGGTCTGTTCCCCTGTGGGCCGTATGGCATCGGACCGATCTGCGCCCGGTCGTCGCCTCGTTCCGCACCACGGTCCTGGCCGCCGGAGCCGAGGACGCCACAACCCACCACTGA